The genome window GCCGACGGTCTTCTGCCCTTCGATCCGGAGGGAGTTCATGGAGTTGGCCAGGTAGAGCGTCTCGTCCTTGGTGATCTCCTCCACCACCTTCATGCAGCCGTCGAAGTCGGTGTCGAGCGACAGGACCAGCGCCCCGTTGGCGATGGGCTGGACAAGCTGGGCGATGGAGATCTTACCCCGGGGCAGCAGCACGATCGACGGGATGCCGGCCGCGGCGCAGTAGACCGCCAGCGCCGCCGAGGTGTCGCCGGTCGACGCGCAGACGACCGCCTGGATCGGCGCGCCCTCGCTGATCATCTGCTTGACCTGCGAGACGAGCACGGTCATGCCGAGGTCCTTGAACGAGCCGCTGTGGGAGTTGCCGCAAAGCTTCACCCAGACGTTCTCGAGGCCGATGATCTTTCCGAACCGCTCCGCCCAGAAGAGGTTGGTACTCCCTTCATAGAGGGAGACGATGTTGTCGTCCGATATGTTGGGGAGGATCCACTCCTTCTTCCCCCAGACGCCCGAGCCGAAGGGCCACTGGTTCGATTTGTACCGGTCCTCGAACCGCTTCATCCAGGACTTCGCGTCGAGCTGCGCGAGCGCCTTCATGTCGTGCCGCACTTCGAGCAGCGACCGGCACGACTCGCACCGGTAGATGATCCTGTTCAGCGGGTAGGTCGATCGGCACTGCTCGTTGATGCACTGGAACCAGGCGTTGTATTCCATGCGGGCACCCCTCCCTTGGCAAGTGTGCAATATACCACAGAAAAGAAAAGGCGGTTGCCGGGGGGCCAAGGCCCCGGCAACCGCCGACGGTGCGCTGCCCGCGTAAAAAAACGCGCCGGGCGGGTCGGTGCTACCTGCGGGGGCAGTCTTCGCACCCGGGGCCGCACCCGGGACCGAATCCCCGGCCGCGCCCCGGCCCGAAGCCGCCGCCGAGCAGCCCGCGCTTCCCGGCCTTTTCCTTCTGCTCGGGAGTCAGAAGCGCGTAGACCTTGTCCCGGGCCTGCGCCTTGGACACGATCATCTCGGCCTTCGCTTTCGCCTGTTCGTCCGTCAGCTTGCGGATCGCCGCCTCGTCGAGCGGCGATTTCCAGGCGATCTCCCGCATCTTCTCCCGGCTGTCCCGCATCTGCTTGCGAAGCGCCTCGCTCTTATCCCGCTCCGCGTCCAGGATGGCGCGGGCCTGCTTCTGCTGCTCCGCGGTCAGGTCGAGGTCGTCGGCGATGCGGTCGAAATGCCGCCCGGGGCCCATCCCCATACCCATCCCCATTCCCATCCCCCTGCCGCGGCCTCTGCCTTCCCAACAGGAGTCCCCGTCGCCCCGCCCGGGCCCTCTGCCGTACCACCCGCCGCGCCCGCGCTCGGGGGCGGCGGCCAGCTTGCCGTCGAACTCCCTGCAGATCGCGGACATGTTGTCTCCGCGGGGCGTGGTGAAGCGGACCTCGTCGCCGGCCTTCTTCCCCTTGCACGCGTCGAACGCCTCCTGCGGCGGCCCCTGGAATCTCCCGGGGCCCCCGAAAGCCCATCCCGAAACCGGGACCAGCGACAGCAGCGCGAGAACCCCCAATGCCTTCCTTGCCTTCCTTCCGATCGTTTCCATCGCTTCCTCCTTTTTGGATCCCGGCTTCGGATCCGGGTCGTTCCTCATCGTTGAAAACAGAAATAGCAGCGGAATATGGACGAAATATGGAGGAAATGGGGAAATCGGCGGCAGGCCGGGACGGCGATGGTTTTCGCCGCGCTACCTGTGGTATTTGGAAAGAATGAAGCTGCGGATCCAGACCAGGATGTTTCTCGCCATGCTGGCGGCGGCCGCCGCCGTGGTCCTCTGCATGTTCCTGGTGATGCGGTGGAGCTTCGACCGCGGGTTCCTGAGATACGTCCACGCCCTCGACCTGGAGCGGCTCGAAACCGTCGCCGCCCGGATCGAGGAGGCGTACGCCGAGGAAGGGTCCTGGCGGTTCCTGACGGACGACCCGCAGGGGATGTACCGCATGATGCGCCCCCCCCTCACGGAACGGCATCGCGGGAGGCAAATCCCGGGGCAGGAGGAGGATCCGCCTGAAGGGATGTCTTCTCCTCCGCGGGGAAGGATGGGGATGGGGATGGGGAGAGGCATGGAGCCGGGCGGCCCCTTCCATCGCCGGATTGTCCTGCTCGACGAAGGGAAGCGTCCGCTCTTCGGCCCGCCGGAGCGGGTGAGCGGCCTTTCACTGAAGCCGATCCTGCACAAGGGGGAAACGATCGGCTACCTGGGACTCGTTCCCCCGAGGATCGTCTCCGACGCCCGGCAGATGCGCTTCGTGCGGGAGCAGCGGCAGACCTTCGCGCTCATCGCGCTCGCCGTGGTCCTCGCGGCGGCGCTTCTCTCCCTGCCGCTGGCGCGGCAGATGGTCCGCCGGATCCGCGGCCTTGCCTCGGCAACCCACCTCCTGGCATCGGGCCGTTTCGACACGCGCGTTTCCGGCGACTCCTCCGACGAGTTGGGGCAGCTCGCGCGCGATTTCAACACGCTGGCGGTGACGCTCGAGAAGAACGAGGCGGCGCGCAGGCAATGGGTCGCCGACATCTCCCACGAGCTGCGGACGCCGCTCTCCGTCCTGCGGGGGGAGATCGAGGCGCTCCAGGACGGGGTGCGCGAAGCCACGCCGGAGACCGTTTCCGCCCTCCACGGCGAGGTGATGAAGCTCGGCCGGCTGGTCGACGACCTTTACGAGCTGTCGCTCTCCGACCTGGGCGCCCTTGCGTATCGTAGGACCGACGCGGACCTCGCGCGGCTGCTGCTGCAGGCGATCGATCCCTACCGGAACGAGTTCGCGGGGCGGAAAATCGCCCTGGAGGTCGACGTGCCGGCCGACCGGCCGTTTCCCGTGTTCGCCGACCCGGACCGCATTCAACAGCTATTCTCGAACCTCCTCGAGAATTCCCTGAAATACACGGAGCGCGGCGGGCGGCTGAGGGTTCGAGCGGAGCGGCGGGACCGGGCGGCGGTCGTGCATTTCGAGGATTCCGGGCCCGGCGTGCCCGAGTCCGAGCTGGGGAAGCTTTTCGACCGGCTCTATCGCGTGGAAGGCTCCCGCAACCGGGCGACCGGCGGGGCGGGGCTCGGCCTCGCGATCTGCCGGAACATCGTCGAGGCGCACGGCGGGAGCATCGCCGCCTTCCGTTCCCCGATGGGGGGCCTCTGGGTGAAGGCGGAGCTTCCGCTCAACGGGTAGAGGAACCATGGCGGGAAAGATCTTCGTCGTAGAGGACGAACCGAGGCTGGCGTCCCTGCTGACGGACTATCTGCGGCAGGCGGGGTACGAGCCGTCCTGCGTCGCGGACGGGCTGCAGGTCGTCCCGCGGGTCCGGGAAGAGGCGCCCGACCTGATCCTGCTCGACCTGATGCTGCCGGGGAAGGACGGGATCGAGATCTGCAAGGAGATCCGCTCCTTCTCGTCGGTGCCGATCGTCATGGTGACGGCACGTGTCGAGGAGATCGACCGCCTGCTCGGGCTGGAGCTGGGCGCAGACGACTACATCTGCAAGCCGTTCAGCCCCCGCGAGGTCGTCGCGCGGGTCCGGGCGGTGCTGCGCCGCGGCACGGCCAGGCCGGCGGCCGCCGGGCTCTCCCTCGACAAGGAGCGCGTCAAGGCGTTCCTGCACGGCCGGGACCTCGAGCTGACGGTCGTGGAGTTCCAGCTCCTGAATTTCCTGGCGGACCATCCCGGGCAGATCTTTTCCAGGGCCCGGCTGATGGACCGGATCTATCCCGACCGGCGGGTCGTCAGCGACCGGACCATCGACAGCCACGTGAAGAAGCTGCGCCGCAAGATCGAGACGGCCGCGCCCGACGAGGAGTGGATCCATTCCGTATACGGCGCGGGCTACAAGTTCGAGGCGCCTTGAGGGCGTCAGGCCCGGCCTTTCCCGCGGAACGCTTATACTGTATTCTTGGGTCCTTTCCCCCGAAGGAGGCGCCGTCTTGCCCATGATGTTGTCCGATCCCGTTTTCACCACGCTCGATCCCGACCAGCGCAGGGCCGTCCTGCACGACGGCGGACCGCTCCTGCTGGTGGCGGGAGCGGGATCCGGCAAGACCCGCGCCATCGTCGCGCGCATCCTGCGCCTGATCCACGACGGCGTCCCCGCCCGGAGCATCCTCGGGATCACGTTCACCAACCGGGCGGCGGGGGAGATGCGGGAACGCGTCGTGAAGGCGCTCTCCGCGGGCGGCGCCCCCTCCGTGGGCGATATGGTCGGCGGCTCCTTCCCGTGGGCCGCCTCGCGGGGGCCGGAGCTCCCCTGGCTCGGGACGTTCCACGCCTTCGGCGCAATGCTGCTGCGGCGCCACGGCGACCGCATCGGGCTCTCCCCGCGCTTCGTGATCTACGACGTCCGCGATCAGCTCGACGCGCTCAAGGCGATCCTGAAGGAGCTGAACATCGACGAGAAGAAGTTCACGCCGTCGAAGTTCGCGTGGCTCATCGAGCGGTCGAAGCGGGACGGCGTGTCCGTCGAGGCGGCGGCGCTTTCGGCGGGGTGGCGGTTCGTCTCCATGGCGGAGCAGGTGGGGAAGGCGTACGACGCGGCGCTGAAGGAGGCGGGCGCCGCGGATTTCGCCGACCTGATCCGCATGCCCGTCACGCTGCTGCGGGGGGCCCCGGACATCCTCGATTCGGTCCGCGCCGAGTTCCGGCATTTCCTCGTGGACGAGTTCCAGGACGTCGACGCCGCGCAGGCGGAGCTCACGGAGCTGATCGCCCTGGGGGCCGACTCGTTCTGCGCGGTCGGGGACGAGGACCAGTCGATCTACGGGTGGCGGGGCGCCTCCGCGGGGCCGATGCTTTCCTTCGAGAACCGCTACCCCGGAGCGAAGGTGATCCACCTCTCCACGAACTACCGCTCGCGCGCGTCGATCCTCTCCGTGGCGGGGGCGCTCATCGCGAAGAACCGCATGCGGAGGGACAAGGCGATTGTCCCGTCGCGGGAAGGCGGGGAGCCGCCCGCGATGTCCGTCTGCCTCGACCAGGACGCGGAAGGGAGGGAGGTCGCGATGGCGATCTTCCGCGAGATCGGCGCGGGAGTGCCGCCCACGGAGATCGCGGTCTTCTATCGGGTGAACGCCCAGTCGCGCGCGGTGGAGGACGCGCTGCGGATGCTGCGCATCCCGTACGTCCTGCGGGGGGCGCTCTCATTCTACGAGCGTGCGGCGGTCCGCGACGCGGTGTCGTACCTGAAGTGGTTCCTCAATCCCGGGGACGCGGTCTCCCTCAAGCGGCTGCTCAAGTTCCCGCGGCGCGGCGTCGGCGAGGTCACGCTGAACAAGGCGCGGGAGGCGGCGCGGAGGGAGGGCGTCCCGCTCTCCGCCACGCTGCCGCGGATCCAGGGGCTCGCCCCGTTGTTCGCCTTCCGGGAGCTGTGGCTCTCCGAGCTCCCGCAGATGTCGCCCGCCGAGGCGCTGCACGCGCTCCTGAAGGGAGCGGGATACCTCGACGCGCTTGAGGCGGCGGCGCGGGAGCCCGGGCCGGACCGGGAGGGGCCGGGGAAGGAGGAGGACCTCGAGAACGTCCGGGAGCTGTTCCGCGTGGCGGAAGGATTTCCGGGGACGGGGGACGATGCGGTCCGGGAGTTCCTGGAGAAGATGACGCTGGCGGCCGAGGAGACGGGGAGCGAGGAATCGGAGGCGGTCCGCCTGATGACGCTGCACAACGCGAAGGGGCTGGAGTTCGACGTGGTGTTCCTCGTGGGGCTGGAAGACGGGCTGCTGCCGCAC of Thermodesulfobacteriota bacterium contains these proteins:
- the thrC gene encoding threonine synthase translates to MEYNAWFQCINEQCRSTYPLNRIIYRCESCRSLLEVRHDMKALAQLDAKSWMKRFEDRYKSNQWPFGSGVWGKKEWILPNISDDNIVSLYEGSTNLFWAERFGKIIGLENVWVKLCGNSHSGSFKDLGMTVLVSQVKQMISEGAPIQAVVCASTGDTSAALAVYCAAAGIPSIVLLPRGKISIAQLVQPIANGALVLSLDTDFDGCMKVVEEITKDETLYLANSMNSLRIEGQKTVGVEIVQQFDWQAPDVIVIPGGNLGNVSALGSGLLMMKELGLIDKLPRIVVAQAQNANPLYRSYLKNFESFEPVQAQKTLASAIQIGNPVSVEKAIRTLKRFQGVVMDATEQELADAAALGDRTGMFNCPHTGVALAALIKLLKAGRIDKSEQVVVISTAHGLKFSDFKVGYHEETLGFASQHANKPIEVSASVDAVKDALNRALETSLRSRRQPNVR
- a CDS encoding Spy/CpxP family protein refolding chaperone → METIGRKARKALGVLALLSLVPVSGWAFGGPGRFQGPPQEAFDACKGKKAGDEVRFTTPRGDNMSAICREFDGKLAAAPERGRGGWYGRGPGRGDGDSCWEGRGRGRGMGMGMGMGMGPGRHFDRIADDLDLTAEQQKQARAILDAERDKSEALRKQMRDSREKMREIAWKSPLDEAAIRKLTDEQAKAKAEMIVSKAQARDKVYALLTPEQKEKAGKRGLLGGGFGPGRGRGFGPGCGPGCEDCPRR
- a CDS encoding ATP-binding protein, whose product is MKLRIQTRMFLAMLAAAAAVVLCMFLVMRWSFDRGFLRYVHALDLERLETVAARIEEAYAEEGSWRFLTDDPQGMYRMMRPPLTERHRGRQIPGQEEDPPEGMSSPPRGRMGMGMGRGMEPGGPFHRRIVLLDEGKRPLFGPPERVSGLSLKPILHKGETIGYLGLVPPRIVSDARQMRFVREQRQTFALIALAVVLAAALLSLPLARQMVRRIRGLASATHLLASGRFDTRVSGDSSDELGQLARDFNTLAVTLEKNEAARRQWVADISHELRTPLSVLRGEIEALQDGVREATPETVSALHGEVMKLGRLVDDLYELSLSDLGALAYRRTDADLARLLLQAIDPYRNEFAGRKIALEVDVPADRPFPVFADPDRIQQLFSNLLENSLKYTERGGRLRVRAERRDRAAVVHFEDSGPGVPESELGKLFDRLYRVEGSRNRATGGAGLGLAICRNIVEAHGGSIAAFRSPMGGLWVKAELPLNG
- a CDS encoding response regulator, which produces MAGKIFVVEDEPRLASLLTDYLRQAGYEPSCVADGLQVVPRVREEAPDLILLDLMLPGKDGIEICKEIRSFSSVPIVMVTARVEEIDRLLGLELGADDYICKPFSPREVVARVRAVLRRGTARPAAAGLSLDKERVKAFLHGRDLELTVVEFQLLNFLADHPGQIFSRARLMDRIYPDRRVVSDRTIDSHVKKLRRKIETAAPDEEWIHSVYGAGYKFEAP
- a CDS encoding UvrD-helicase domain-containing protein, which codes for MMLSDPVFTTLDPDQRRAVLHDGGPLLLVAGAGSGKTRAIVARILRLIHDGVPARSILGITFTNRAAGEMRERVVKALSAGGAPSVGDMVGGSFPWAASRGPELPWLGTFHAFGAMLLRRHGDRIGLSPRFVIYDVRDQLDALKAILKELNIDEKKFTPSKFAWLIERSKRDGVSVEAAALSAGWRFVSMAEQVGKAYDAALKEAGAADFADLIRMPVTLLRGAPDILDSVRAEFRHFLVDEFQDVDAAQAELTELIALGADSFCAVGDEDQSIYGWRGASAGPMLSFENRYPGAKVIHLSTNYRSRASILSVAGALIAKNRMRRDKAIVPSREGGEPPAMSVCLDQDAEGREVAMAIFREIGAGVPPTEIAVFYRVNAQSRAVEDALRMLRIPYVLRGALSFYERAAVRDAVSYLKWFLNPGDAVSLKRLLKFPRRGVGEVTLNKAREAARREGVPLSATLPRIQGLAPLFAFRELWLSELPQMSPAEALHALLKGAGYLDALEAAAREPGPDREGPGKEEDLENVRELFRVAEGFPGTGDDAVREFLEKMTLAAEETGSEESEAVRLMTLHNAKGLEFDVVFLVGLEDGLLPHSRSLESREELEEERRLFYVGLTRAREKAFLSLARRRNLFGSFRDAIPSRFLYDLPSSLVKWEGAPMTAPREPARSPEPRYVREEPPAMAARPRRVRHPVFGEGKIEAVEGDGADRKIIARFPVYGLKKILVRAVAMEFLD